One stretch of Brevibacillus laterosporus DNA includes these proteins:
- a CDS encoding anhydro-N-acetylmuramic acid kinase: MAYVIGLMSGTSLDGIDVALVDIQGSGYDSQVKLLDFMTLPFAQDVRDEIVDSLSLDRSHVQLICSLNFKLGELFADAVDAICEQNQLDFTSITAIGSHGQTIYHQPQSKGQYVASTLQIGEPAVIAYRTNTTVISNFRTMDMAAGGQGAPLVPYTELILYRDHEKSRLLQNIGGIGNVTVIPKGAQLDDVYAFDTGPGNMIIDEICKILFGTAYDKDGAWAAKGVVNQTLLEQCMSIEYMQEAPPKSTGRELFGKQFVERMMRENAHVSPYDLLATMTMFTASSIAYHYKNFIFPTLQVDEVIIGGGGSYNKTLLSMLQQQLGDTCRVITQEDVGLSSEAKEAVAFALLAHETLHRLPSNVPTATGAREPVILGNVTYPPRRV; encoded by the coding sequence ATGGCTTACGTGATCGGACTAATGTCAGGTACGTCTTTGGATGGCATTGATGTAGCACTGGTCGATATTCAGGGGAGTGGCTATGATTCACAGGTCAAGCTGCTTGATTTCATGACACTTCCATTTGCCCAGGATGTACGGGATGAAATTGTGGATAGCTTGTCCCTAGATCGTTCTCACGTGCAGTTAATTTGTAGTCTCAATTTTAAACTGGGAGAGCTTTTCGCTGATGCCGTAGATGCTATTTGTGAGCAAAATCAGCTTGACTTTACCAGCATTACAGCCATTGGTTCTCATGGGCAAACCATCTATCATCAGCCCCAGTCAAAAGGGCAGTATGTAGCATCTACTTTGCAGATTGGTGAACCGGCAGTGATTGCTTATCGTACCAATACAACAGTGATTTCTAACTTTCGCACCATGGACATGGCGGCAGGGGGGCAAGGAGCTCCACTTGTACCTTACACCGAGCTTATTTTGTACAGAGATCATGAGAAATCACGGCTTCTACAAAACATTGGTGGGATTGGTAATGTGACCGTCATTCCTAAAGGGGCTCAGTTAGATGATGTGTACGCTTTTGACACGGGCCCTGGTAACATGATTATTGATGAGATATGTAAGATACTTTTCGGCACAGCTTATGACAAGGACGGAGCATGGGCTGCTAAAGGAGTAGTAAATCAGACTTTACTCGAACAGTGTATGAGCATCGAATATATGCAGGAAGCACCGCCTAAATCCACAGGAAGAGAGCTATTCGGTAAGCAGTTTGTAGAGAGGATGATGCGAGAGAATGCTCATGTTTCCCCATACGACTTGCTGGCTACCATGACGATGTTTACAGCTAGCTCCATTGCTTATCATTACAAGAACTTTATCTTTCCTACATTACAGGTGGATGAGGTGATTATAGGCGGTGGTGGTAGTTATAATAAAACGCTTCTCTCCATGTTACAACAACAGTTGGGAGATACGTGCCGGGTTATCACACAGGAAGATGTGGGACTGTCATCGGAAGCTAAGGAAGCGGTTGCCTTTGCGCT
- a CDS encoding 6-phospho-beta-glucosidase — translation MNKKGMKIVTIGGGSSYTPELVEGFIKRFADMPIRELWLVDIEEGKEKLHIVGELAKRMVKKAGVPMEIHLTLDRREALRDADYVTTQMRVGLLEARIKDERIPLMHGMIGQETNGAGGLFKGLRTIPVLLQIAEDMQELCPNAWLINFTNPAGMVTEALLRYGKHSKVIGICNVPITTKMTIAKMLDIDVGRLHIDFAGLNHLVYGLRATVDGEDVTEHVLQMLADPEKQLSMRNIAPMPWEPTFLQALGVIPCPYHRYYYKTQDILTEEVKAFESGTTRAEVVKRLEDDLFDLYRDEHLQIKPPQLEKRGGAYYSDAACSLISSLYNGTNDIQTLNVRNNGTIQGIPNDSAVEVNCIVTKEGPKPITVGELPTAINGLVQQIKSFERVGAEAAVTGSYEKALLALTINPLVPSDEKAKAVLDDLLEAHREYLPQFFTEEQA, via the coding sequence ATGAATAAAAAAGGGATGAAGATTGTAACCATAGGAGGCGGCTCTAGTTATACCCCAGAGCTGGTGGAAGGTTTTATCAAGAGATTCGCTGACATGCCAATCCGCGAATTATGGCTAGTCGATATTGAGGAAGGAAAAGAGAAGCTACACATTGTTGGTGAATTGGCTAAACGCATGGTCAAAAAAGCAGGAGTACCTATGGAGATTCATCTAACGTTGGATCGCAGGGAAGCTTTACGGGATGCCGATTATGTTACGACACAGATGCGGGTCGGATTACTGGAAGCACGGATTAAAGATGAACGCATTCCACTCATGCATGGAATGATTGGTCAGGAGACGAACGGAGCAGGTGGATTGTTTAAAGGGTTACGTACGATCCCTGTATTGTTACAAATCGCCGAAGACATGCAAGAGCTTTGCCCGAATGCATGGCTGATTAACTTTACCAATCCAGCTGGCATGGTGACCGAAGCCTTATTGCGTTATGGGAAGCATTCAAAAGTTATTGGTATTTGTAACGTACCTATTACCACAAAGATGACGATAGCCAAGATGCTCGATATTGATGTAGGGCGACTTCATATTGATTTTGCTGGACTTAACCATCTCGTGTATGGACTTCGCGCTACAGTAGATGGGGAAGATGTGACTGAGCATGTTTTGCAAATGCTGGCTGATCCAGAGAAACAATTATCTATGCGTAATATCGCCCCTATGCCATGGGAACCAACTTTCTTGCAAGCACTAGGAGTTATCCCATGCCCGTATCATCGGTACTATTATAAGACACAAGATATTTTAACAGAGGAAGTAAAAGCATTCGAATCAGGAACAACACGGGCAGAAGTGGTAAAACGGTTGGAGGACGACCTGTTTGACTTATACCGGGATGAACACCTACAGATTAAGCCTCCCCAATTGGAAAAACGTGGCGGTGCGTATTACAGCGATGCTGCGTGTAGCCTAATTTCTTCTCTGTATAATGGAACAAATGATATTCAGACATTAAATGTTCGAAACAACGGGACCATTCAGGGTATTCCTAATGATTCTGCTGTGGAAGTGAATTGTATCGTTACGAAGGAAGGACCAAAACCGATCACTGTAGGTGAGCTGCCCACAGCTATTAATGGGCTTGTCCAACAGATTAAATCATTCGAAAGAGTAGGAGCAGAGGCGGCAGTTACTGGTTCATATGAAAAAGCTTTGTTGGCTTTAACGATTAATCCGCTTGTGCCAAGTGATGAGAAAGCTAAGGCTGTTCTTGATGATTTATTAGAGGCACATCGTGAGTATTTGCCTCAATTCTTTACAGAGGAGCAAGCTTGA